The proteins below come from a single Sorghum bicolor cultivar BTx623 chromosome 4, Sorghum_bicolor_NCBIv3, whole genome shotgun sequence genomic window:
- the LOC8082955 gene encoding probable 28S rRNA (cytosine-C(5))-methyltransferase: MPPPPHQPKNRSRGPAPTGENRRPQRRMASRDAAERAAFFARREAAAVLRRVLRGDATRRAAGSIKSLVYSPTVRNKRATFALVCQTLKYLSILKEVLTSSGILNSKWKKQEELVYVTTYDILFGQGIAVSGSVEQLIMQQKDSLRTTLDKVCARRKVSCAEDLLGNKTAVKPKPRFLRVNTLKITTESVIEELNKIHMVDKDDMIPDMLVLPPGTDLHNHPLVTDGKVFLQGRASCMVAVALSPKPGWKVIDACAAPGNKTVHLAALMNGKGSIIACELNKERAKTLQHTVRRSGANNIQIVNGDFLEVDRNDPSYAEVRAILLDPSCSGSGISTERLDYLLPSHSRDNQDDASTSSRVMKLSAFQKKALSHALSFPSVERVVYSTCSIHQAENEDVVNSVLPLATSLGFELATPFPQWHRRGLPVFQGSEHLLRTDPEDGLEGFFIALFVRKEVGGTSEEPSEDATVEVRTKRVPGRRNGVRAFSSLRLSRMILW, translated from the exons atgccgccgccaccgcacCAGCCTAAGAATCGTAGCCGTGGTCCCGCGCCCACCGGAGAGAACCGGCGGCCCCAGCGTCGGATGGCGAGCCGGGACGCGGCGGAGCGGGCCGCGTTCTTCGCGCGGCGAGAGGCAGCAGCTGTGCTCCGGCGCGTGCTCCGCGGGGATGCCACCAGGCGCGCCGCGGGCTCCATAAAATCCCTTGTCTACTCCCCAACCGTCCGAAACAAGCGCGCCACCTTCGCTCTCGTCTGCCAGACCCTCAAGT ATCTATCAATTCTTAAAGAGGTTTTAACATCGAGTGGAATACTGAACAGCAAATGGAAG AAACAGGAGGAATTGGTTTATGTGACTACCTATGACATTCTCTTTGGTCAG GGAATTGCAGTTTCTGGATCAGTCGAGCAATTAATTATGCAACAAAAAGATTCTCTCAGGACTACTCTTGATAAAGTTTGCGCTAGAAGGAAAGTCAGCTGTGCTGAAGACCTATTGGGCAATAAAACAGCCG TCAAACCAAAGCCCCGATTTCTTCGTGTTAACACACTCAAGATCACTACAGAGTCTGTCATTGAAGAATTGAACAAAATACACATG GTTGACAAAGATGATATGATTCCAGACATGTTGGTACTCCCACCTGGAACTGATTTGCATAACCATCCGTTGGTTACAGATGGGAAAGTGTTTTTGCAG GGGAGAGCTAGTTGTATGGTAGCAGTTGCATTGTCCCCTAAGCCAGGCTGGAAG GTTATTGATGCATGTGCGGCTCCAGGGAACAAAACAGTCCACCTTGCTGCACTCATGAATGGAAAGGGAAGTATTATAGCTTGCGAACTTAACAAAGAGAGGGCCAAGACATTGCAACATACTGTCAGAAGATCTGGAGCAAATA ATATTCAAATAGTTAATGGTGACTTTCTGGAAGTAGATAGAAATGATCCATCATATGCTGAG GTCCGTGCTATTCTATTGGACCCCTCGTGCTCTGGTTCTGGAATATCTACAGAGAGACTCGATTATTTGCTTCCTTCACATTCTAGAG ATAATCAGGATGACGCGAGTACAAGCTCAAGGGTCATGAAACTCTCCGCTTTCCAGAAGAAAGCTCTCTCCCATGCTCTATCAT TTCCCTCTGTGGAGAGAGTGGTCTACAGCACTTGCTCAATCCACCAGGCAGAGAACGAGGATGTCGTGAACTCCGTCCTGCCCTTAGCTACATCCCTTGGATTTGAGCTTGCCACACCATTCCCTCAGTGGCACCGCCGCGGCCTTCCAGTTTTCCAAGGAT CTGAACATTTGCTTCGGACGGACCCTGAGGATGGCCTGGAGGGCTTCTTCATTGCATTGTTCGTCAGAAAAGAAGTGGGTGGTACTTCAGAAGAGCCTAGCGAAGATGCCACGGTAGAAGTAAGAACAAAACGAGTGCCCGGAAGGCGAAATGGGGTAAGGGcgttcagctccttgaggttgTCCAGGATGATCCTCTGGTGA
- the LOC8073551 gene encoding serine/threonine-protein phosphatase PP2A-1 catalytic subunit, whose protein sequence is MPSHGDLDRQIAQLRDCKYLPEAEVKALCEQAKAILMEEWNVQPVRCPVTVCGDIHGQFYDLIELFRIGGDAPDTNYLFMGDYVDRGYYSVETVSLLVALKVRYRDRITILRGNHESRQITQVYGFYDECLRKYGNANVWKYFTDLFDYLPLTALIENQVFCLHGGLSPSLDTLDNIRSLDRIQEVPHEGPMCDLLWSDPDDRCGWGISPRGAGYTFGQDIAQQFNHTNGLSLISRAHQLVMEGFNWCQDKNVVTVFSAPNYCYRCGNMAAILEIGENMDQNFLQFDPAPRQIEPDTTRKTPDYFL, encoded by the exons ATGCCGTCGCACGGGGATCTGGACCGGCAGATCGCGCAGCTGCGCGACTGCAAGTACCTGCCCGAGGCGGAGGTCAAGGCGCTCTGCGAGCAGGCCAAGGCCATCCTCATGGAGGAGTGGAACGTGCAGCCCGTGCGCTGCCCCGTCACCGTCTGCGGCGACATCCACGGCCAGTTCTACGACCTCATCGAGCTCTTCCGCATCGGCGGCGACGCTCCCGACACCAACTACCTCTTCATGGGCGACTACGTCG ATCGTGGCTACTATTCAGTTGAAACAGTTTCTCTGTTAGTGGCTTTGAAAGTCCGTTACAGAGATAGAATTACAATACTTAGAGGAAATCATGAGAGCAGACAAATCACTCAAGT GTATGGCTTCTATGATGAATGCTTAAGAAAATATGGAAATGCAAATGTATGGAAGTATTTTACAGACTTGTTTGATTATTTGCCTCTCACGGCTCTTATAGAAAATCAG GTCTTCTGTCTTCATGGTGGCCTCTCTCCGTCATTGGACACATTGGATAACATTCGTTCTCTTGATCGCATACAGGAG GTTCCTCATGAAGGACCCATGTGTGATCTTTTGTGGTCTGACCCAGATGACCGATGTGGATGGGGAATTTCACCAAGAGGAGCAGGTTACACATTTGGGCAAGACATTGCGCAGCAGTTCAACCATACAAATGGTCTCTCTCTCATTTCAAGGGCCCATCAACTTGTAATGGAAGGATTTAATTGGTGCCAG GATAAGAATGTAGTCACAGTCTTCAGTGCGCCTAACTATTGTTACCGATGTGGTAACATGGCTGCTATTCTTGAAATTGGGGAAAACATGGACCAGAACTTCCTTCAATTTGACCCGGCACCTCGGCAAATTGAGCCAGACACAACCCGCAAAACCCCAGACTACTTTTTGTAA